From a region of the Syngnathoides biaculeatus isolate LvHL_M chromosome 2, ASM1980259v1, whole genome shotgun sequence genome:
- the smim1 gene encoding small integral membrane protein 1, which translates to MDTNATGSVQYDRWNEDNINMNVEASQATGLYNRFCTGTTGIAVKTVGALAALVSIYIIGYVTGYYVHRC; encoded by the exons ATGGATACCAACGCTACCGGGAGTGTGCAATACGATCGCTGGAATGAGGACAACATCAACATGAATGTGGAGGCCTCACA AGCAACCGG GCTCTACAACAGATTTTGCACCGGCACCACTGGCATCGCAGTCAAGACAGTCGGAGCTCTGGCCGCACTGGTGTCCATCTACATCATAGGATATGTGACGGGCTACTACGTCCATAGATGCTGA
- the mad2l2 gene encoding mitotic spindle assembly checkpoint protein MAD2B: MTTLTRQDLNFGQVVADILCEFLEVAIHLILYVREVYPSGIFQKRKKYNVPVQMSCHPELNQYIQDTLHCIKPLIEKNDAEKVVVVIMDKEHHPVERFVFEISQPPLLSISSDTLLSHVEQLLRAFILKISVCDAVLNNNPPDCSFTVLVHTRSSATRNMEKVQVIKDFPWIVADEQEVHMQEPRLIPLKTLTSDIVKMQLYVEERDQKI; encoded by the exons ATGACCACATTAACAAGACAAGATCTCAATTTCGGACAAG TGGTTGCTGACATTTTGTGCGAGTTCCTGGAAGTTGCCATTCATCTAATCCTTTACGTCCGTGAGGTTTATCCCTCTGGAATATTTCAGAAGAGAAAGAAGTACAATGTACCTGTGCAG ATGTCTTGTCACCCTGAACTGAACCAATATATCCAAGATACACTTCATTGTATAAAACCACTTATTGAAAAG AATGATGCTGAGAAGGTGGTTGTCGTCATCATGGACAAGGAGCATCATCCAGTTGAGAGATTTGTGTTTGAAATATCACAACCACCGTTGCTCTCGATCAG CTCAGACACTTTACTCTCTCACGTGGAGCAGCTGCTGAGGGCATTCATTCTTAAGATCAGCGTGTGTGACGCTGTTTTAAACAATAACCCGCCAG ACTGTTCATTCACAGTTTTAGTTCATACGAGAAGTTCTGCCACACGCAACATGGAGAAGGTTCAAGTCATCAAG GATTTCCCATGGATTGTTGCTGATGAGCAGGAGGTCCACATGCAAGAGCCCAGACTCATCCCACTGAAGACGTTGACGTCCGACATAGTGAAG ATGCAGCTGTATGTGGAGGAGCGAGACCAGAAGATCTAG
- the LOC133497025 gene encoding titin-like has translation MSTVSSTSTVTVTVSKTEGAVSDSGPLLMSQSQGKINTSDTEGLLEQLPNTMDISRSVSITEDTSSCMPITCVESDIFIKINKRQEPQETIGVESPMSVPSCSSTISVIMNKTEEISASVSLPQSHKEIHVSDMEDKYILSSLHEGLLSPEPISNTGDISELVPNGQIAEDVVLPGPLSYVESDIVIKINTCQEAAREDSSTVSVVVTKTDGLESHEEIHISGTENILTVVSSNDKSLSFSTETISGRVTNTQEDTLARVTNIHDPSGAVSQSHEDITTSDTEYISEPVLIAQDISTSVTNTCAEPDIFIKLSTIQETAREDSPLSTVSSLSLTVSKTESGPALSQSHGEVHVSNAEDVSKRLHGEIQLSNIDGISEQPNTEGICELQREITASDTMIISEQIPSTSLEYDFSIKINQIQETQETVAVVESPSYTVSSSISLSVTMNDTEEMSIPAQFSLVEYDVMIKIDNTETPAEEYPMSTVSSSSTVLVSLSNTEETSGLVSHREVQVPDWDELSTVPSPIEVKPEKVPSPPTEIIEPIIEEISVQETPVSDTEDSVPSPEKETVAVEPEDLTVASEDSKSGSSEHLSEQNTDDIPCPVLSPHGEITLSDTEDLSELEKDITESDKEETETVPSPLEETLDVPVEPVPSPQEEENEESDGEVIVEPVESEDEVIPVLDEPEPEPEPEPEPEPEPEPEPEPEPEPEPEPEPEPEPEPEPEPEPEPEPEPEPEPEPEPEPEPIPYRESPEPVSDTEVLSTSPSEPPFKDAATSTSLPDIDDISTAFPVSPPLEDIEKPQIEEIPKDPKLTQDSVKSVIPPILGKSEGHKMKKLSKDERKGPQPKQLRRLSPIPQKDGSQGPKSGLDKKKTILSKSKPVLSPIKSCGESVSKSKGIQTSLLPDTQKAKLSPISHKTPKSKAARGDFLKEESKGFQTHKQRMLPPIVSQKPKGRISSRREKQSPEKKLEPIRINSGLPSSRAPYKPRGGMIVDRELMPLRFKAEIEKNTLLDFAESRKANLPEMKKTIKIAQDSLESSTVLCPNCGHNASLIRCRHKALKCDSWNPFLGT, from the coding sequence ATGTCCACTGTATCAAGTACATCCACCGTAACGGTTACTGTGAGCAAAACAGAAGGGGCAGTGTCAGATTCAGGACCTCTGTTAATGTCACAATCACAGGGAAAGATCAACACATCGGATACAGAGGGCTTATTAGAACAATTGCCAAATACAATGGATATATCCAGATCAGTGTCGATTACAGAAGACACATCTTCTTGCATGCCAattacctgtgtggagtccgACATCTTTATCAAGATCAACAAAAGACAAGAACCCCAGGAAACAATTGGGGTGGAATCGCCAATGTCTGTGCCATCATGTTCATCCACAATATCAGTGATTATGAACAAAACAGAGGAAATATCGGCTTCAGTGTCATTGCCACAATCACATAAAGAGATCCATGTGTCTGATATGGAGGACAAATATATATTGTCATCGTTACATGAAGGGCTCCTCTCACCTGAACCAATATCAAACACAGGAGACATATCTGAACTTGTTCCAAATGGCCAAATTGCAGAAGACGTAGTCCTCCCTGGCCCACTTAGTTATGTAGAGTCAGACATTGTCATCAAAATCAATACATGCCAAGAAGCAGCACGAGAGGATTCGTCTACTGTGTCAGTCGTTGTGACCAAAACAGATGGGCTGGAATCACATGAAGAGATCCATATATCAGGTACAGAGAATATATTGACAGTGGTGTCATCAAATGACAAGAGCCTGTCATTTAGTACAGAAACTATATCAGGTCGAGTAACAAATACACAGGAGGACACATTGGCACGAGTCACAAATATACACGACCCATCTGGAGCAGTGTCACAATCACATGAAGACATCACTACATCTGACACAGAGTATATATCTGAACCAGTGCTAATTGCGCAAGACATATCCACTTCTGTCACAAATACCTGTGCAGAGCCTGACATTTTTATAAAGCTGAGTACAATACAAGAAACAGCAAGAGAGGACTCTCCTTTGTCAACTGTATCAAGTCTGTCACTTACTGTGAGCAAAACAGAATCTGGACCAGCGTTGTCGCAATCACATGGAGAAGTCCATGTATCTAATGCGGAGGATGTATCCAAACGATTACATGGAGAGATACAATTATCTAATATAGATGGTATATCTGAACAACCAAATACAGAAGGGATATGTGAACTGCAGAGAGAGATCACAGCCTCTGATACAATGATTATATCGGAACAAATACCAAGTACCTCGCTAGAGTATGACTTCTCTATAAAGATCAACCAAATCCAAGAGACCCAAGAAACTGTAGCAGTAGTTGAGTCTCCATCATACACAGTGTCAAGTTCCATCTCTCTATCAGTCACCATGAATGACACAGAGGAAATGTCAATCCCAGCACAATTTTCATTGGTAGAATATGATGTTATGATAAAAATTGACAATACTGAGACTCCAGCTGAGGAATATCCTATGTCAACTGTGTCAAGTTCTTCCACTGTATTAGTCAGTTTGTCAAATACAGAAGAAACGTCAGGATTGGTGTCACATCGAGAAGTTCAGGTACCTGATTGGGATGAATTATCTACTGTGCCATCACCCATAGAGGTAAAACCTGAAAAAGTGCCATCACCACCCACAGAAATCATTGAACCAATTATAGAGGAGATATCTGTACAAGAAACTCCAGTGTCTGATACAGAAGATTCGGTTCCATCACCGGAGAAAGAGACTGTTGCGGTTGAGCCAGAAGACTTAACTGTGGCATCAGAAGACAGCAAGAGCGGTTCATCTGAACACCTATCAGAGCAAAATACAGACGATATACCTTGCCCAGTGCTATCTCCACATGGAGAGATCACTTTATCTGATACAGAAGATTTGTCTGAACTCGAAAAAGACATCACAGAGTCTGATAAAGAGGAAACGGAGACTGTTCCATCCCCACTTGAAGAAACTCTGGATGTTCCAGTGGAACCAGTACCTTCACCTcaggaagaagaaaatgaggagTCTGATGGAGAGGTCATAGTTGAGCCAGTGGAGTCAGAGGATGAAGTGATCCCTGTACTTGATGAACCTGAACCAGAGCCTGAACCGGAACCTGAACCGGAGCCTGAACCAGAGCCTGAACCAGAGCCGGAACCAGAGCCGGAACCAGAGCCGGAACCAGAGCCTGAACCAGAGCCTGAACCAGAGCCCGAACCAGAGCCCGAACCAGAGCCTGAACCGGAGCCCGAACCAGAGCCCGAACCAGAGCCCATACCATACAGAGAAAGCCCTGAACCAGTATCAGATACTGAGGTACTATCAACATCACCCAGTGAACCGCCATTCAAAGATGCTGCCACATCAACTTCATTGCCAGATATAGACGATATATCTACAGCATTTCCAGTGTCACCACCTCTTGAAGACATCGAAAAACCACAGATTGAAGAGATTCCCAAAGATCCAAAATTAACTCAAGACTCTGTAAAATCAGTCATCCCCCCTATCCTAGGTAAATCTGAGGGGCATAAAATGAAGAAACTCTCAAAGGATGAAAGGAAAGGACCCCAGCCTAAACAGCTACGGCGGCTCTCACCTATCCCACAGAAAGATGGTTCTCAGGGACCAAAGAGCggcttggacaaaaaaaaaacgatattgTCTAAGTCAAAGCCAGTGCTTTCACctataaaatcatgtggtgaaTCAGTGTCAAAATCAAAAGGGATACAGACCAGTTTATTGCCTGACACACAGAAAGCAAAGCTTTCGCCCATTTCTCACAAAACACCAAAATCAAAGGCTGCCCGTGGTGATTTCTTAAAAGAGGAAAGCAAAGGTTTCCAGACCCATAAACAGCGAATGCTTCCACCGATTGTGTCTCAAAAACCTAAGGGAAGAATATCATCTAGAAGAGAGAAGCAATCACCGGAAAAAAAACTGGAGCCCATCAGAATTAATTCAGGCCTTCCAAGCAGTCGGGCACCCTACAAGCCAAGGGGAGGAATGATTGTAGACCGAGAACTCATGCCACTGAGATTTAAAGCAGAGATTGAGAAGAACACTTTATTGGACTTTGCTGAAAGTAGGAAAGCTAATTTGCCAGAGATGAAAAAAACGATAAAAATTGCACAGGACTCTCTTGAGTCGTCTACGGTTTTATGCCCAAATTGTGGACATAATGCCTCCCTAATTAGATGCAGACATAAGGCATTAAAATGTGACTCTTGGAATCCATTTTTAGGGACCTAA
- the LOC133497051 gene encoding uncharacterized protein LOC133497051 isoform X2 yields the protein MVLLLGVFNTLFTLQPVLTVANTSLVASCSPSRFRHGECLKESDFLMTISRQREIAELGVRLSTSSLSISRSLTLFGADKLSAPVSLPYEEIPLSGTVEICGPSQRKKSQQGVTIRTPSQKEGKAAKKSPAPVVIQLPAKPSSQGTKAKVVCSEYSKEERKVLQTFKHPQLTISPNSPQKASPQKKPKVKKTPKTNSDNFTCSLEDCLYHKSKDQSDQDKKLEPARTAPAPTAHKYRGVKKPEVGPGSEIRVPYRPKGGMIFDPELLPLSPKV from the exons ATGGTATTGTTGTTGGGAGTGTTTAATACCCTATTCACACTGCAGCCCGTGCTAACAGTGGCTAACACCAGTTTGGTGGCTTCGTGCTCGCCATCTCGTTTCCGCCATGGAGAATGTCTAAAAG AGAGTGACTTCTTGATGACCATCAGCAGACAAAGAGAAATTGCAGAGTTGGGAGTCAGATTGTCTACATCCTCTCTGTCCATTTCCAGATCGTTAACTCTGTTTGGGGCTGACAAACTCTCAGCGCCGGTGTCACTTCCATATGAAGAGATCCCTCTATCTGGTACTGTGGAAATATGTGGACCATCGCAGAGAAAGAAGTCACAACAGGGTGTTACAATCAGGACCCCAAGTCAAAAGGAGGGAAAGGCAGCTAAAAAGTCTCCAGCACCCGTTGTCATACAGCTGCCAGCAAAACCTTCTTCCCAGGGGACAAAAGCAAAAGTAGTGTGTAGCGAATACTCGAAAGAGGAAAGGAAAGTACTGCAGACCTTCAAACATCCCCAGCTAACAATCTCACCCAACTCCCCACAGAAAGCCTCTCCACAAAAGAAGCCCAAGGTGAAAAAGACACCCAAAACAAACAGTGACAATTTCACCTGCTCACTGGAAGACTGTTTGTATCATAAATCCAAAGATCAGTCTGATCAGGACAAGAAATTAGAGCCAGCCAGAACCGCTCCAGCTCCAACAGCCCATAAGTATCGGGGTGTTAAGAAACCCGAGGTAGGCCCTGGATCTGAGATAAGAGTCCCATATAGACCCAAAGGAGGGATGATTTTTGATCCAGAACTCTTGCCACTGAGTCCTAAGGTATAG
- the LOC133497051 gene encoding uncharacterized protein LOC133497051 isoform X3 has protein sequence MADPVLTVANTSLVASCSPSRFRHGECLKESDFLMTISRQREIAELGVRLSTSSLSISRSLTLFGADKLSAPVSLPYEEIPLSGTVEICGPSQRKKSQQGVTIRTPSQKEGKAAKKSPAPVVIQLPAKPSSQGTKAKVVCSEYSKEERKVLQTFKHPQLTISPNSPQKASPQKKPKVKKTPKTNSDNFTCSLEDCLYHKSKDQSDQDKKLEPARTAPAPTAHKYRGVKKPEVGPGSEIRVPYRPKGGMIFDPELLPLSPKV, from the exons ATGGCTGAT CCCGTGCTAACAGTGGCTAACACCAGTTTGGTGGCTTCGTGCTCGCCATCTCGTTTCCGCCATGGAGAATGTCTAAAAG AGAGTGACTTCTTGATGACCATCAGCAGACAAAGAGAAATTGCAGAGTTGGGAGTCAGATTGTCTACATCCTCTCTGTCCATTTCCAGATCGTTAACTCTGTTTGGGGCTGACAAACTCTCAGCGCCGGTGTCACTTCCATATGAAGAGATCCCTCTATCTGGTACTGTGGAAATATGTGGACCATCGCAGAGAAAGAAGTCACAACAGGGTGTTACAATCAGGACCCCAAGTCAAAAGGAGGGAAAGGCAGCTAAAAAGTCTCCAGCACCCGTTGTCATACAGCTGCCAGCAAAACCTTCTTCCCAGGGGACAAAAGCAAAAGTAGTGTGTAGCGAATACTCGAAAGAGGAAAGGAAAGTACTGCAGACCTTCAAACATCCCCAGCTAACAATCTCACCCAACTCCCCACAGAAAGCCTCTCCACAAAAGAAGCCCAAGGTGAAAAAGACACCCAAAACAAACAGTGACAATTTCACCTGCTCACTGGAAGACTGTTTGTATCATAAATCCAAAGATCAGTCTGATCAGGACAAGAAATTAGAGCCAGCCAGAACCGCTCCAGCTCCAACAGCCCATAAGTATCGGGGTGTTAAGAAACCCGAGGTAGGCCCTGGATCTGAGATAAGAGTCCCATATAGACCCAAAGGAGGGATGATTTTTGATCCAGAACTCTTGCCACTGAGTCCTAAGGTATAG
- the LOC133497051 gene encoding uncharacterized protein LOC133497051 isoform X1 yields MDLLPYGIRSQLECISRAVLLSQPGDITKFLEAHLTQMVQFGGPDQPDIKEVAFRYQEQWESDFLMTISRQREIAELGVRLSTSSLSISRSLTLFGADKLSAPVSLPYEEIPLSGTVEICGPSQRKKSQQGVTIRTPSQKEGKAAKKSPAPVVIQLPAKPSSQGTKAKVVCSEYSKEERKVLQTFKHPQLTISPNSPQKASPQKKPKVKKTPKTNSDNFTCSLEDCLYHKSKDQSDQDKKLEPARTAPAPTAHKYRGVKKPEVGPGSEIRVPYRPKGGMIFDPELLPLSPKV; encoded by the exons ATGGATCTCTTACCATACGGAATTCGGAGTCAGCTTGAGTGCATTTCACGTGCGGTGCTGCTGTCACAGCCAGGTGACATCACCAAATTTTTAGAAGCGCATCTGACCCAAATGGTACAATTTGGAGGGCCTGATCAACCGGATATCAAAGAGGTTGCCTTTCGATATCAAGAGCAGTGGG AGAGTGACTTCTTGATGACCATCAGCAGACAAAGAGAAATTGCAGAGTTGGGAGTCAGATTGTCTACATCCTCTCTGTCCATTTCCAGATCGTTAACTCTGTTTGGGGCTGACAAACTCTCAGCGCCGGTGTCACTTCCATATGAAGAGATCCCTCTATCTGGTACTGTGGAAATATGTGGACCATCGCAGAGAAAGAAGTCACAACAGGGTGTTACAATCAGGACCCCAAGTCAAAAGGAGGGAAAGGCAGCTAAAAAGTCTCCAGCACCCGTTGTCATACAGCTGCCAGCAAAACCTTCTTCCCAGGGGACAAAAGCAAAAGTAGTGTGTAGCGAATACTCGAAAGAGGAAAGGAAAGTACTGCAGACCTTCAAACATCCCCAGCTAACAATCTCACCCAACTCCCCACAGAAAGCCTCTCCACAAAAGAAGCCCAAGGTGAAAAAGACACCCAAAACAAACAGTGACAATTTCACCTGCTCACTGGAAGACTGTTTGTATCATAAATCCAAAGATCAGTCTGATCAGGACAAGAAATTAGAGCCAGCCAGAACCGCTCCAGCTCCAACAGCCCATAAGTATCGGGGTGTTAAGAAACCCGAGGTAGGCCCTGGATCTGAGATAAGAGTCCCATATAGACCCAAAGGAGGGATGATTTTTGATCCAGAACTCTTGCCACTGAGTCCTAAGGTATAG
- the fkbpl gene encoding FK506-binding protein-like isoform X1: protein MEEGVLHMFLLYLYGGQSRPSKLVCPSESEAVFPGGMDSVQVLDAPEADVAADHHDCVDVTSWVSVCPRGLWSVQKTLTHSGSQRKIFNPGEAPSAAYKPRLGSLCHVRVCLKDDTGQDEIPPSEKRDETQQGVILNVPGAAIPQRRLDAVLQVELGDWTTLRLGEGHCDVTEACVEAMRAGDSCEIRLTPANGAELCPSQPMQEIRATVELSDFTPGKESWQMSPGEKWEWVRSHKERGGQRFRSGDVWGAADSYSRALKLVIALQGCEADRKERQTEERSATTAEDEPSCPTVDQVQSMKAELHSNLSLCQLKLKQPVRAKESAAKATRLVPGGAKAWYRLGQACQMVNELEEARLAFRELLKLQPDSTAAVKALKDIASQEKQSNAQLGQRLSKMFS, encoded by the exons ATGGAAGAAGGTGTATTGCATATGTTTCTGTTGTATCTTTATGGTGGGCAAAGCAGGCCAAGTAAGCTCGTCTGCCCTTCAG AATCTGAGGCTGTATTCCCTGGAGGAATGGATTCAGTTCAAGTTCTTGACGCACCAGAGGCTGACGTTGCAGCCGATCATCACGATTGCGTTGACGTCACCTCTTGGGTATCAGTGTGTCCTCGTGGCCTCTGGTCAGTCCAGAAGACGCTGACGCACTCCGGAAGCCAACGGAAAATTTTTAATCCAGGAGAAG cGCCATCAGCCGCTTACAAGCCAAGGTTGGGTTCACTGTGTCATGTCCGTGTGTGTCTCAAAGATGACACGGGTCAAGATGAAATACCGCCCTCTGAAAAACGAGATGAGACCCAGCAAGGGGTTATACTTAATGTTCCAGGAGCAGCCATACCACAGCGCCGGCTGGACGCTGTTTTACAGGTGGAGCTCGGTGACTGGACCACGCTGAGACTTGGGGAAGGTCATTGTGATGTTACAGAAGCTTGCGTGGAGGCCATGAGAGCAGGAGACTCGTGTGAG ATACGTCTCACTCCAGCGAATGGAGCAGAGCTGTGTCCTTCGCAGCCCATGCAGGAAATACGTGCCACCGTGGAACTCAGTGATTTCACACCGGGGAAGGAATCCTGGCAGATGTCACCTGGCGAAAAATGGGAGTGGGTGAGGTCCCATAAGGAGAGAGGAGGCCAGAGGTTCAGAAGCGGAGACGTGTGGGGAGCAGCGGACAGCTACAGTCGCGCCCTGAAACTCGTCATCGCCCTTCAGGGCTGTGAGGCAGACAGAAAAGAGCGCCAAACGGAAGAACGAAGCGCGACAACAGCTGAAGATGAACCGAGCTGCCCCACTGTAGATCAAGTGCAAAGCATGAAAGCGGAACTTCACTCCAACTTGTCGTTGTGCCAGCTCAAACTGAAGCAGCCAGTGCGGGCTAAAGAAAGTGCTGCTAAGGCCACACGGCTAGTACCGGGGGGCGCTAAAGCTTGGTACCGACTCGGCCAGGCCTGCCAGATGGTGAATGAGCTGGAGGAGGCCCGGCTGGCCTTCAGAGAACTCCTCAAGCTGCAGCCGGATTCCACGGCTGCTGTGAAGGCGTTAAAAGACATCGCAAGTCAAGAGAAGCAATCCAATGCGCAGTTGGGACAGAGACTTAGTAAAATGTTTAGCTAG
- the fkbpl gene encoding FK506-binding protein-like isoform X2, with protein MFSPCLQSEAVFPGGMDSVQVLDAPEADVAADHHDCVDVTSWVSVCPRGLWSVQKTLTHSGSQRKIFNPGEAPSAAYKPRLGSLCHVRVCLKDDTGQDEIPPSEKRDETQQGVILNVPGAAIPQRRLDAVLQVELGDWTTLRLGEGHCDVTEACVEAMRAGDSCEIRLTPANGAELCPSQPMQEIRATVELSDFTPGKESWQMSPGEKWEWVRSHKERGGQRFRSGDVWGAADSYSRALKLVIALQGCEADRKERQTEERSATTAEDEPSCPTVDQVQSMKAELHSNLSLCQLKLKQPVRAKESAAKATRLVPGGAKAWYRLGQACQMVNELEEARLAFRELLKLQPDSTAAVKALKDIASQEKQSNAQLGQRLSKMFS; from the exons atgttttctccgtgCTTGC AATCTGAGGCTGTATTCCCTGGAGGAATGGATTCAGTTCAAGTTCTTGACGCACCAGAGGCTGACGTTGCAGCCGATCATCACGATTGCGTTGACGTCACCTCTTGGGTATCAGTGTGTCCTCGTGGCCTCTGGTCAGTCCAGAAGACGCTGACGCACTCCGGAAGCCAACGGAAAATTTTTAATCCAGGAGAAG cGCCATCAGCCGCTTACAAGCCAAGGTTGGGTTCACTGTGTCATGTCCGTGTGTGTCTCAAAGATGACACGGGTCAAGATGAAATACCGCCCTCTGAAAAACGAGATGAGACCCAGCAAGGGGTTATACTTAATGTTCCAGGAGCAGCCATACCACAGCGCCGGCTGGACGCTGTTTTACAGGTGGAGCTCGGTGACTGGACCACGCTGAGACTTGGGGAAGGTCATTGTGATGTTACAGAAGCTTGCGTGGAGGCCATGAGAGCAGGAGACTCGTGTGAG ATACGTCTCACTCCAGCGAATGGAGCAGAGCTGTGTCCTTCGCAGCCCATGCAGGAAATACGTGCCACCGTGGAACTCAGTGATTTCACACCGGGGAAGGAATCCTGGCAGATGTCACCTGGCGAAAAATGGGAGTGGGTGAGGTCCCATAAGGAGAGAGGAGGCCAGAGGTTCAGAAGCGGAGACGTGTGGGGAGCAGCGGACAGCTACAGTCGCGCCCTGAAACTCGTCATCGCCCTTCAGGGCTGTGAGGCAGACAGAAAAGAGCGCCAAACGGAAGAACGAAGCGCGACAACAGCTGAAGATGAACCGAGCTGCCCCACTGTAGATCAAGTGCAAAGCATGAAAGCGGAACTTCACTCCAACTTGTCGTTGTGCCAGCTCAAACTGAAGCAGCCAGTGCGGGCTAAAGAAAGTGCTGCTAAGGCCACACGGCTAGTACCGGGGGGCGCTAAAGCTTGGTACCGACTCGGCCAGGCCTGCCAGATGGTGAATGAGCTGGAGGAGGCCCGGCTGGCCTTCAGAGAACTCCTCAAGCTGCAGCCGGATTCCACGGCTGCTGTGAAGGCGTTAAAAGACATCGCAAGTCAAGAGAAGCAATCCAATGCGCAGTTGGGACAGAGACTTAGTAAAATGTTTAGCTAG
- the fkbpl gene encoding FK506-binding protein-like isoform X3, producing the protein MDSVQVLDAPEADVAADHHDCVDVTSWVSVCPRGLWSVQKTLTHSGSQRKIFNPGEAPSAAYKPRLGSLCHVRVCLKDDTGQDEIPPSEKRDETQQGVILNVPGAAIPQRRLDAVLQVELGDWTTLRLGEGHCDVTEACVEAMRAGDSCEIRLTPANGAELCPSQPMQEIRATVELSDFTPGKESWQMSPGEKWEWVRSHKERGGQRFRSGDVWGAADSYSRALKLVIALQGCEADRKERQTEERSATTAEDEPSCPTVDQVQSMKAELHSNLSLCQLKLKQPVRAKESAAKATRLVPGGAKAWYRLGQACQMVNELEEARLAFRELLKLQPDSTAAVKALKDIASQEKQSNAQLGQRLSKMFS; encoded by the exons ATGGATTCAGTTCAAGTTCTTGACGCACCAGAGGCTGACGTTGCAGCCGATCATCACGATTGCGTTGACGTCACCTCTTGGGTATCAGTGTGTCCTCGTGGCCTCTGGTCAGTCCAGAAGACGCTGACGCACTCCGGAAGCCAACGGAAAATTTTTAATCCAGGAGAAG cGCCATCAGCCGCTTACAAGCCAAGGTTGGGTTCACTGTGTCATGTCCGTGTGTGTCTCAAAGATGACACGGGTCAAGATGAAATACCGCCCTCTGAAAAACGAGATGAGACCCAGCAAGGGGTTATACTTAATGTTCCAGGAGCAGCCATACCACAGCGCCGGCTGGACGCTGTTTTACAGGTGGAGCTCGGTGACTGGACCACGCTGAGACTTGGGGAAGGTCATTGTGATGTTACAGAAGCTTGCGTGGAGGCCATGAGAGCAGGAGACTCGTGTGAG ATACGTCTCACTCCAGCGAATGGAGCAGAGCTGTGTCCTTCGCAGCCCATGCAGGAAATACGTGCCACCGTGGAACTCAGTGATTTCACACCGGGGAAGGAATCCTGGCAGATGTCACCTGGCGAAAAATGGGAGTGGGTGAGGTCCCATAAGGAGAGAGGAGGCCAGAGGTTCAGAAGCGGAGACGTGTGGGGAGCAGCGGACAGCTACAGTCGCGCCCTGAAACTCGTCATCGCCCTTCAGGGCTGTGAGGCAGACAGAAAAGAGCGCCAAACGGAAGAACGAAGCGCGACAACAGCTGAAGATGAACCGAGCTGCCCCACTGTAGATCAAGTGCAAAGCATGAAAGCGGAACTTCACTCCAACTTGTCGTTGTGCCAGCTCAAACTGAAGCAGCCAGTGCGGGCTAAAGAAAGTGCTGCTAAGGCCACACGGCTAGTACCGGGGGGCGCTAAAGCTTGGTACCGACTCGGCCAGGCCTGCCAGATGGTGAATGAGCTGGAGGAGGCCCGGCTGGCCTTCAGAGAACTCCTCAAGCTGCAGCCGGATTCCACGGCTGCTGTGAAGGCGTTAAAAGACATCGCAAGTCAAGAGAAGCAATCCAATGCGCAGTTGGGACAGAGACTTAGTAAAATGTTTAGCTAG